The genomic interval CCTGAACGCCCCAAGTATTTGTACTTATGTGTTTATTACCTATTTTGGaacgatttacttatttactggTTCATAATTGGGCTGGGCAACTGAAGACATTAATGTAGgaaacataaaattattttattaggcCAATTAAAACTGATTATTGGAAATTAAccattatttgttattatttttgacaGGTTCAACGCAATTGTAAGGAGAAATGAACCATCCAGGCATCAGCACCCTCGCGCGGAATCGTCATACAGTCCCCTAGCCTCTAACACTCAAAGTGGCTACCGGACAACTCCAGCGCATTCAGGTTACATCCCTGAAAGGGGCTTCTCAAACCCTGGACATAGTAACGAGCACCCATCGCACCCTGCTCCCAGTGGCTCCTTCAATTCAGCAGTGGGGTTCAGTGTGAAGCACGTTATGGAGCTCAAAAAGGATAATCAGTATAAGCCATTTTAATTGTGCTGTTTATAGCGGTTTGATTAGTTTGGTCGATTAATTTGTTTTTGAGTGCGCCTTGTGTCTTGTCTTATGTGGATTCCGGATATTAGATGTATAGTACCTATAAGTTGTTTTCTATGTTAATTAAGTAGGCTACTGTAATTCTAGTTAGTTATAAAGATAAGGATGTACTTAGCGACTTTTTGGTTAGCTTTAAATCTTATTTAAGAGTGTATTTTATTATATCACCCACCGCGTTTTTCCCAAAGGCACCGTTTTCCCAAAGACATTTTGAATTGCGTTCATAATGATGACGTAGGTAATCTAATAAATCTTTTTCCTGGTTGTTGTATCTCTATTATATTTATGATTAAGACAAAGAATTCTTGATCGTAAGCTTAagttttttgttatgttaaactctaataacaattttcttttcaaactaacattaatattatacctacctacttactagatAGAACCGTAAGGATAGGTTTTATGTAGATAGCTTACTGTGTTTGTAAATGTatcaacttaaaataaaatgaattttcaATGAAAGAGTTCATTCTTGTACTTATTTTATTCGTCAGCGCTGGCGATTTGAatgataatataaatattttacaggCATTTTTGGTTTCAGTCGAGTTCGAAATGTTCGTAGCAGATCCAAGTTTAATGGTGTCCATGATGGTGGATATGGTGGGGATGAACATGATGCGTCTTATGGTGGACCACGGCGTTGAAACTGTAACGAGATATACAATTAGTAATTTGATTAGGAATAATCATGAATTGAATCTGCTATGAAAAACACAAAGTTTCTTTTCCGGGACCAATCATTTTGAAGTTCCCTAACTTAATTCCTAAGATGATAGCAGTAAAATCGTCGTTGAGATAAGTGAATAAATTGTTCAGTGCCTTTTAAGTCCTCCGTGTTATGGTTATGTCATTGCAAGGGACTCATATGCGAGCTTTTCCACCAATCGACCAACCCTTTTGGTTTGCGTGGGGTGTTTAGTCAAAATCCTCAATTtttctctggtaaattagagggtcatgctcctgcagtggagattaaatgacttgatgataatgatgatgatgacttctaaataattatgttcttaCCCGGTGTGGTCATTAGCATTGTAATGAACGCTGCGCACGTTGCCGTCAGGCTCCACGAGGGAGTACTCGCCCTTCACGGAGTCTCCGTGGCGGGACTCGTGCTGCTGCTTGTGGTCGCCGGTGTGCGGGTCCTTCACGGAGTACGAGAACGAGTACTCAGGGTGCGCCTGGGAAGAGACATGAACATGAAAGACAGGAACAAGGAACTCACTGAGCATATGCTTTGACCCACTATAACGAAAGCCACGAAATTACCGATAAAATTAAATCGTCAGATTAGGTGTCATAGGCGAAATGAATAACATTCCAAATATGACATTCCGAATATAAACTGTGGCGAGTTTTCATAAATAGGTAAGTgtcaatttaatatttaatattattttctcgagtaatttttaacctatgttaaaatatctttaaaaataacaGTATTTAGCTACATTACTATTAACACACTTAGCATTTTGTGGAAAATTAGAGACAAAATGCATAAGATACGAGTTTCTAAAAACTTACGTGGTGGTCATGGTGGCCATGTCCGTGAGCATATCCGAGGTGGACGGCGTGCCCGATGTGGTGGGCGTGGTGGCCGATGTGGCCCAGACCGTGGTGGCCGTGGTGGCCGAGGTCGTGGTGGACGATGTGTCCAACTCCGTGGTGGCCGATGTGACCCAAGCCGTGGTGGGCAATGCCATGGTGGGCAACGCCGTGGTGGGCAATGCCATGGTGGGCGATGCCGTGATGGGCGATGCCGTGGTGGGCGATGCCGTGGTGACCGAGGTGGTCTACACGGGACTGGTGCGACACGGCATGAGAATGCGCGTGAACGCTTACGACCAGCAAAACTACAGCGGCGACCTGAAACAgaattacatattaataaagTACGAAAACTGTAAGGAGAGTGACTTGTTATATTAAATACTAGATGATGATCAAAATGATACAAAAGATATTGTTTGGAATTAGTggtataaattatatttatatttctgATTAGACAAAGCTAAGATCCGgtgttattattaatgtttttaacCGGTTTGATCTTTATCCCTTGGGTACCACTAAACTGCAACCCTTATATTTTTATTCAGGATATTTGTGTGGGATACTCACTTGGGACCACATTTTGTAGAATGTAGGTAACTCTTTGGAAGCTACTACTGAAGTATGCAGATTCAGCGAAGCATAATCCTTTTATTCAAACTGTTAGCCAATGTACCCCCTGCACCAAATTATAGCGACAATAGTTTCCCTTAATTAATTGTTTCAAGCAACACGCATTATTATTGGGTTCCCCGAGACGTTACAAAAAACGGTTTGGTGTtgtattttgataaaaatattaatgtataaCTCCTATAAATATGAACACAGCAAGCATTACGGTAAATGTTTAACCGTCGATCTTAATCTACAAAAATTTTGATGAAGAAGTCAACTTAAGATATTAAAGTCcgagaaaaaagaagaaaatgaCAAGTGTTTTTCCGTTTCTCTGAAAATTCAAGTGCATTTAAGGGTATAACCTGAGGACTGTCAGGATATTACACCGTCAAGTTTCGGGGAATTCCATAATTTGCTAGTTGTCAGCATGGAAACAGGTACACATACAATATCATAGTGTAGGTATATATGTAATTCGTACGTATAAAAAGAAAGCTTGAATTACATAGCTTCAACAAAAGTAAAAACTGCAAAAGCTTCAAAAACATTCACCCATTCATTAACTCATGCATCATAGTGCATCATACGGACAAAAAAGAGAAAATTATATACAAATGCGACGTACTGAACTCTGTGCCATCAATTGTGAAAACTGATGAGCCAAGGACGGGGGTCATCATATTACGAGTCTTTAACAAGTCATTACACCTGTCTGTGATTAAGTGGTTAcagtttgtaaataaaaacactAATAGTCGTTAATAATTCCAcactttaattaatttgtatactagaatttaatgttcagttaaTTTATTAAAGTGCTAGTTAAAAAGTTAATCGGGATGTTTGTTTGATctttagtaatttaattttgcttATTGTTGATACCAAAAAATGTGACTATCTCTTATCAAAGTGTTATTAAAAGTGGAAATTGACaagataataattaatgattcTTGTATAGAAACTGGAAAATTTCTTAGTTAAAGTTGTGTTGTGACGATTTGGATAGAGGTATACAATATTTAATGGAACTTTTCTGAAATTCTTTTGTATGTCTTTGAACTTTAGCCATCAGCcaattaataaaacttaaatacATTGATGTTACGGTAGTTAGAGGTAAGGTAGCCAGTTCCTCTATGGATTCCGGCTATAGCTCGCTTACACCTTCGGCCTGTTCAcgttccatcaggtgagatgtagGCCAAAAGctccaccgaaaaaaaaaacagccaTATAATGGCGTATAGAAATTTTCCGGGGACTATTGCCAAGGACTGTTtatattatggaagcaataaacttattgagtattgagtatatttttttattgtgtattttttagAATAATTGTGTTGTCTTTTGTTCTAGGCGAATAAACTCGCCTAGTCTCAGCGTCCACCATAATTTCTAGGAGTACGGTATACAACTGTACGTAGCTAAGAAAGATGTTTAAAAAATGTGATATGGCTGTGAATTTTATGCCTTTTGTTatcatttatttcattagtgtCGACACCGCCTTCCCCTTCATATTTGTTTTAAGTAACTGTCCTCACCATAGATTGTCTGGAAGatatcgcttcatagcgataagaccgcctagttgtaccttgtgtgttccttttctttttgttctgttctttggtgtgcaataaagagtatttattattattattaatggctTAAACGAATGAAATAGACCGTTTTGTGGTTAATATAATTCAGCTTTGTATTCTATAGGTTTTATTTAATTGGTAGTGCTTATTTAAACGAGTTACAaccttaatcattaattaactTCTGTGAATAAGGAAAAGTATATCAGTGACTAGATTAAAGACCGAATAAGTAGAGGTTGCAGTTTTGCAGTTAGCTGCTCTTTGTTATGAATTAAAGTAAAGTTATATTTGGTTTGTTTGTTCTTTAGTCTCTCATTGTATCATAATTGCAGCGTAATCAAAGTATCGTGTGATAATTAGCATTTCGTTCAGGAATATCTCTCAAAATTTCTAAGTTAAAGTTTGTTTAGAAATATCACTCTAATTGGAAGGGATGTTTCAGCTTCGCATCATATGCATACAACAATAACATTTCAAAACTGTTAATAGATACTTCCATTCGTTTGATGTATGAGTGTGATTTCcacgtttttatttatgtacataCATAACACGTATTGACTACAAAATTTGGTTAAGTGTGAActaatgtaatttttcagggTTCAGTTATATTTTTTGTCCTAAATCGGCCTAAAAAATTGATAATCCTTAATCTATAAGCTGCTGTCTCTAttgaataaaatcatttaatattttgATAAGACGATTTTCCAGTACATAGAGTAAAAAGTTATCGCATATCGCGATTTCGATGTTACTCTCATAACAAaagttttttattcaaaataatggTCATTTTTACTTCGAGTTcctaattttaactaaaaatttagACAAATGCTTATATTTTAAGAACCCCATTCGGCTACAATGTAGAAAACGGAGTTTCGTGTTTATATTCCAAGGGCAGAAGTCACGATCTACTAACCAGGATGATGAGAATTAATAGCTGACGTACGCTTCTAATTATTGAATTGATTACTCATtcgaatgggcagcagcgcaaTAAATCGTTAAAAAATTCTTAATAAAGGCCTATTTTTCGAACGAAATGTAGTTATGAAAactgaaattaaataattatattatttataattttgggTAAAAAATACGGACAGATATGTCAAGATtcctttatttaataagaataatTATGCATCCTTCAGTTATTATAAGAATGAAGCATCCAAAATGCTCCAATCTTCATTTATTTGGTTTGTCtgtaaaataaatgaacttTAACCTCAGttataaaatcatatttatCAATTTCAGATATTATAATACCCTTttaagggccgatttttcaatcgtcagatatcttttaactgaagaatatccttgtcattttgacacatttcccatactaaaactgtcaatgtgccaaacttatttttcagttaaaaaaatatccgacgAATGAAAAATCAGCCATAAAATGAAtaagatagaataatttaaGAATGATTAGAATTAACTGCATTGAAGACATATGAATGGCGATCATTATAATCAGTGCCAGCTGTCCTCACGAGCATAGTTGAGATGCAACCCGTGCCTTGCCCCATGCTGTGGTCCCTGGTGACCGTGATTTAACTCCTCCTGGCGCTGATGCACCGCCCCCTGCATCGCCAGATTCTTCAGCCTCAAAAACTCAATTAAAGAGTCATAGTCCTTATGCTCGTTATGTTCTGGACTCTTGACGTTGTGAGGAAGGATGAGGATCTGTCCACCAGGTCCTCGTACGTAGTCCCGCCCGCCAGACTTCAAGTATCGGTAGTCCAGGATTACTGTAGGCTCACTGTAGTCAGGGCTGTACACACTCTCTATTATCCTGAAAATATATAGATTAAATCTATTAGAGTTAAGTCCGTAGTAAGGTTCTCGGAGTTATTCTGGTTTTCGGTCACAGGTTTATAAGTACCtgtttaaataatacttacttatGTTGTTTCCTCAGAATGTCATCTGAGATGTGTGCCTGTAACAAGGAAAAAGTATGATTCATCAAAATGAAAATCTATTACATATTCAAAAGGTCACCTACATCCCTGAATTAATAACTGAGAAGTGAGAAGGTTAAAATAAACCTACCAGTATATTTCTAAACTGATTACATTTGTCATAAAATTGATGGATCCTGATGGAGCAGACGTATTTTTAAGTGACGATGCTCTATGTCGTAATCACGATGATAATACAGTTTTGGTACAGCAGTGAACTGTTTTAGATTATGGTAACGGACCTAGTGTGGCCCCCACGGGCTGGtagacgtagcgtggacaggcctcctactagatggaccgacgacctggtaaAAGtcacgggaagaacctggatgcgggcagcgcaggaccgttaattatggaaagccttgggggaggcctttgtccagcagtggatgtcatttggctgaaacgatcgaaTGGACCTAGTTTCCTTACAAGCAGTCTcgttaatgatgatgatggtgatgaactAACCTTCCTTTGGTGATGATGGTCGTCATCATGGCCGCGGTCGAACCGCTCGTGCTCGTCGCGCTGCACGAACACGGGGCTGGCTGCGGCCGCCGGCTCCAGCTCCGGCTCCGCCACGCCCAACGCCAGGACACAAGCCAGCACTAGCAGCTGGAAAGCGGAATAAACATGacaatctaaggctgagttgcaccatcttactttaactttgacaaacgtcaaaaatctgtcagactCCATATATAAAGCATTGGCtattgtcatagttacggttaaagtaagttggtgcaactaagccttcACTttgaaacataatattatattaatactcgtaatacctactactattatttACGCTACTTAGTGGGAATAAAAGGATCTAGCCTACTTGATACTTTTATAGTTCGGTGATATTGAATAATAGAAGTAGGTAGATAGTACATGACTTACTTGCAACATGTTAACCGTAGGGCGgtacaaaaactactgaaactttattaaaatataacctTCTTAATAAGAACGCAAAACACGAATCTTACCTACTACATAATTAAACTCCGGATATTCAGACTAATTACATcattattgtgattatttttccGATAAATGCCTACTAAGTATGCAGGTCATACTCGGgggtatttatttaattcatgaAGTATCT from Ostrinia nubilalis chromosome 4, ilOstNubi1.1, whole genome shotgun sequence carries:
- the LOC135071154 gene encoding histidine-rich glycoprotein-like, which encodes MWSQVAAVVLLVVSVHAHSHAVSHQSRVDHLGHHGIAHHGIAHHGIAHHGIAHHGVAHHGIAHHGLGHIGHHGVGHIVHHDLGHHGHHGLGHIGHHAHHIGHAVHLGYAHGHGHHDHHAHPEYSFSYSVKDPHTGDHKQQHESRHGDSVKGEYSLVEPDGNVRSVHYNANDHTGFNAVVHHKTHHVHPHHIHHHGHH